The genomic stretch atatagctcgtgcattttcttGCATGTGCAGCTTCAATCTTATTTTTGttcatatttgggcataaattTGGTGTTGTAAAACCAttagctttgttccaaggaaaagagttgctaGCCACGCACTTCAAGGTCATGCGCTTCTTGTGgaacttgatagattttactgtgtctaatgccagacgattttactcgtcaatggggacaGTCCAGGGCagttcaggtgtcaatgggttaactccCAGGACTATGAGAGAACTTGGCCAAAGGCATCTTGAGTGACGAAAGGCAAACAAAAGTGAGGCtattaattttgtctttttacCCAGCTTAATGCTACCATGTCCTGCTTGATATACATTACTCTCATGGAGACCTAATCGCTatgattttattttcaaaggaCCGAGGTGCTATTTATACCACCCAACAAATAGACGGAAGCCAAGGGTTAGCAGTAGGAGCATTATCTGGTACCAGTGGGCCCATGACGGGCATCACGGCATTGCCTGCGGCAGGTCATTCTTTCCCGATCACAACTTACATCCCACCTTCAAACATCCAGCAGCAGGGTGGAAATAAGAATCCATCTGTTCAATCCTCCTACTCTGTGCAAGCTATGCCTGGGGGAGCATTTACAACCATCTTTGCTCCAGGCACATCAGTTCAGTTAGGACAACCACTTACTCAAGGGCAACAGCAAGGTTCCACTGTACAGGTATGGgcaattttgaaagaaaaagtaGAGGGATAAAGAAAGGGAGGAGTTTGGtttttatttccaattttttatcCTATTCCTTTTGAGTACAGTACTGTTGTGGTAGTGCTTAATCTATTATTTGGTATGATTTCCAGTTACATGTAGTAGGTTTTCTTCTGTATCCCAACTTTCTTCCTTATTTTACTCTCTTATCACATTAGAACTGTCCACCTCCGAGTGCTGTCTGCAATTTAGCATCTGCTTGGAGAGAACCAACTGAACACTGTTACCGTTACCATTACCAGTCTGAAAATGGATGGAAATACTCTTAACCCAGCTCATTTCTCTGTACTTAAAATTAATAGCCACAGCTTGAAGCAAGAAATAAGCAAAAATCAAAATATGTTAATCTTTAATTTCCCTTATAGTCAGTGTTTTCTTTCATGCACAGGTTCTTTCTCAGCCTGTACAGATCCAGCGAGTTCAGCCTCAAACACAGACTGTCCAGGTGAATGCAGTCAACCCCACAACCACGTCAAACACCATCACGTTACAAATGGGCCAAGAATCCAACCAGACACATGAGCATAACGTCGACCAGTCATCTGGCTCACAAGGGAACAATTTGCAATCAGTTGGAACAGTAGTGTTACCCATTGCAACCAATCAAGATGGCAGTGTTGTTTCCCTTGGCAATGTTGTCCCATCATCCATGATGCTTACATCACAAGCTGGGCAAATTCCTGTTATGTATAGTGTGTACGCATCGCCTTCCTCTGGACTTGTCACTGTGTCCAATCTCTCAGAGGGTGGTGGAGATCATTCATCCAACCACACTCATCATCTACAAGGAGAGGCCAATGACATGGGACAACAAAGCCTGCCTGGATCACTATCTCTTGCTACTGTCCAAGTACACCAGGATATGAACTCTGCCGTGCACACTTACTCAACACAGGGTGTTGTAACAGAGACCAGTGCTACTCAGACAGCAGAGGATATGCATATTGATCATACATCCTTAGATTCGGAGTCAGGCATAGGCAAAAATGATTTATCTGTCTCTCAAACTGAAGTTTGAATGTAGACTTAAATTATATGAAGATAATGAATGAGCATATGTCTCAGACGACAGGCATGCCACATCAGACAATGCTCTGATTTACGGTGTAGTCACTAACAGTATGGTAAGTTGCAAGAATACATGACTTTTTTTACACTTTAAATGCAAACTCGAGTAATAGAAAGTGAGAAAGTACAGATTGCAACTTAAAATAAACTAAGGAAACAATATTTGAAGGTTCCTACGGTTGACTCTTACCACTTGGTGATAAAATAATCCACAAATAAGTTCACTTAAGTTATAGCATTTACAGATAATGAAGCTTGTTTTTATTAATgaatgtaattttgtttaacaAGCAAAGTCAAGAACTTATTACAGTACATGGACTTCACATTTTTGGTAAGCAATGTTAATAATTTTGCTAATCCTCTTTACAACAATATTAAAGACAAATCTTAAAGTTCTGTGGAATGCAGGAGTACAGGATCACATTGTTTTACTGTGTGAATCTGAAAACTGTGAACAATGTGATTTGATTAATGACATTAACCAttgtgcagcaaccaatcagaagcgacatgaaaccacaaactaattaccattactgGTTGCAGTTTAGTTTTCTTGTGCATGATTTGATTGGCTTTTTACTTGAAACAATAACATTCCATAAACATTTCTACTGTTCATGGTTTTCGGATTTTTACAGTAAGTTTCCTTGCTACatcaattttcctttttaccAGATGAATTCCTGGATAGTTGGAACCTAttaaaatattacaataattggAAATAATGTTACCCTGTTGGGTCCTCATTCTCCGGAGCGATCTTGTTGCTTATGTTCGCAAGTGTATGATTGTAAGCAGGTAAACTTGAGTCCCATAAGTGGACAGAGAGCTTGGGTCCTTGGGTCCCAGGAAAATAAGAGGGTTAACGCTTAGAACATCAGCTTGCAAATCTTTGTTACAGTGTTTAATTTGCCATTGGGGACCTTAAGTAAGGGAGACAGCTATGAGAATGCCATGAAACAGAAGGCTTAATGAACAAACGCAAAGGCACTGCACGCCCCACCCGTGTGTTTTAcaatttggtacatttcttagccgtaaaatgaccaaatttgaggttatgtggaggatgcgagcacctgacgatgaatttcGATTTTGTCTGCAAACGTCAAGACTGTTCATACCAACTTCATTTCGTGCAATGCTGATATGCACTTTCCATGCCAAATGACTTGGACTAATTGTTATTGCAATAACAGAAAATAGTATTTTTTGACAACGTTCTCATAGCCATCATCGTTGTTTCTTGCATAAGGTCCCTATTATCAGCTTGTTTGCTACAACCAAATTCTCCAGGAAACTATCTATTTTGCAACCTCAATAACAACAATGCCGATAATTATGTTTGGGCGTGGAGGTTTCTGTAGCAGAGGTTTAACTGCTTTTCACCCAAatgaaaagtaaataaacaaagacaaaacttttaagaGGAAACTTGAGATGTCACAGTAGTAAATACCTTGAAGTTTAGTTGTAATGATTCACTATTGTGATGTAAGTATTtccaaaacaatattattagcCTCTATATTTTCAGTGATATCACAATCTAAACATGCAATATACAGTGggattttgttacattttttttacaatgtacCTTAAGTTTTAcagaaatatacaaaatattaaaagtCTTCAACAATCTTCAAACTGCCTTATTCTTATCTTCCGTGATATACAGCAGTAATGTTAATTGAGCAAAAACGTACTATTTGGACCCCCTTTACAGCTCATCTTAATGACAGTGTtcacaataataaaatttagtCACTCAATAGAATATCaaatttctgattggccaataatAAATACATTGAGACACAGTGATAAAGCTATTTTGTTGACTTACTGgtgtataataaacaaaaaatcatgtaaattttcttgtgcattttgtgattattttatgGTCagttgtgatgttttgaaagttctcaaactgcATGGGCCATAATTTTGATAACTTTCAAACCATCACTGAAgcccataaatcacaaaaataatgcaCTTGCACTCATTTGAATTCTGATACTTATGACA from Montipora capricornis isolate CH-2021 chromosome 12, ASM3666992v2, whole genome shotgun sequence encodes the following:
- the LOC138025276 gene encoding serum response factor-like, with protein sequence MQSEESTTTSVTLDTMQYASQAQGSGVLDPTTIEQGAFEAAMDHPDEHGMKRQADSDDGGGGEVVEDRPKKKTRGRVKIEMKFIESKLRRYTTFSKRKTGIMKKAYELSTLTGTQVMLLVASETGHVYTFATRKLQPMITSESGKALIQTCLNSPDPPVSQIPNPDQRMSATGYEETDLTYTVNENEGDKMQDRGAIYTTQQIDGSQGLAVGALSGTSGPMTGITALPAAGHSFPITTYIPPSNIQQQGGNKNPSVQSSYSVQAMPGGAFTTIFAPGTSVQLGQPLTQGQQQGSTVQVLSQPVQIQRVQPQTQTVQVNAVNPTTTSNTITLQMGQESNQTHEHNVDQSSGSQGNNLQSVGTVVLPIATNQDGSVVSLGNVVPSSMMLTSQAGQIPVMYSVYASPSSGLVTVSNLSEGGGDHSSNHTHHLQGEANDMGQQSLPGSLSLATVQVHQDMNSAVHTYSTQGVVTETSATQTAEDMHIDHTSLDSESGIGKNDLSVSQTEV